TATTGCGTTCAAAAATTGCCGTCGGAACAGCTATTGTGCAACACGCATTTGGTATATCCACAATGCCGCTAATACGACCCTCGCACGGTGCAGAACCTAGCAATAGATAAATTTGTTCGCCTGTATAGCCAAATTTCTTGAAATACTCAATAGCATTCAAACACGCACGCCGATAGGCAACGTGAGCATCCAAATAATACTGCTGACCCGTAAATTCATCTACAGAAATACCCTCAAATACGAGATATTCCGAGTAACGCGGCTCCACTGGCCCCGGCTTAAAAATTGGATTAATCATCGCATACTTTTCTACACCACCTTTAATCAAATCCACATGAACATCGATGTATCCAGCCATCTCAATGGCGCCACAAAATGAAATCTCGCCATCACCTTGAGAAAAGTGAATATCACCCATCGACAATTTTGCGCCTTCCACATAAACCGGGAAATATATACGCGAACCCTTCGACAAGTTCTTAATATCGCAATTTCCACCATGTTCGCGGGGAGGAACAGTCCGCGCCGCCTCTTTAGCCACGCGGTCATATTCTGCACCTTTTAAAGAGCCAAGAATCGCATTTTTTGGGTTAGGCAATTCCGCTAAAGCAGGAATGGCAGGTTTCCAAGGAGGACCACCACTAGCAACTAAATCAGCCTCGCGTTTGTTCCACTTAGCCAGCAATTCGTGAGAGGGAGCGCAACCAATCAAACCAGGGTGGGGAATTCCCGCGAATCTCACATCTGGAATGTGTCGAGATTTCGTATAAATGCCTTGAATGTCCCAAATCGCTTTCTGCGCTACGGGGTAATGGTCGGTAAGGAAACCGCCTCCATTTTCCCTAGCAAAAATGCCAGTAAAACCCCATTCGTAGTCGGGAAGCGTACCTACATCCAAGAGGTCAACTACCAAAATATCTCCAGGTTCGGCACCATTAACATGAATTGGGCCGCTCAATACATGAACTACTGACAAATCTACATCGCGGACATCATCAGGGCTGTCGTTATTTCCAATTTGCCCATCCGTCCAGTCTTTGCATTCTATGCGGAACACCGCACCAGGATTGACAGAAACTATTGCTGGAATATCAGGATGCCAACGGTTGTGACCGACTACATCCTGTTCTGCGAACGGCTTTTTTAGGTCTACTTTGAAAAGAACTTCTGGCATATTATCCTCCTGCTTAATTCTTTTATTGTTAGCTTTATCATTGTTAGAATTGAGGTATCTTACGTCACAACCTTAATAATGGGTTTGTAATCTATTTTCGTATTTTTGGCGCTCGTTGGCTGGCTTTAATTTTTACCAGTATTAACATAAAAAAGCTTTTTCAAAATATCTATTATGTAAAGCTTTTTAACGTGTAGTTTTAACTTGACACGAATAATTCAAAACTAAAGAGCTTGAAGGGGTTGTATCTTTTAATACAAATAACCTGAATAATCTATAAATTAAGAAAAATAAAGCACACTTCTAAGAAAAATAAAGCGATATTAAGATAATTAGCCTTTTAAAAGTATTTGAATAGGATCGACTTTAACAATGGCAAAGCCACAGTACGAGGGTTATTCGGCAAACACAGCCACAATTTTAGTTAGTGAAAATTTAGCTGGGGCGAAAATATATAACCAAAACGCTAAATCTCTACTTAATAAAGCTACAGGTTTCATCAGTAGTTATGACTTTACGCTTAATCCTTACCGGGGTTGCCAATATGGATGTAGCTATTGCTATGCGGCTGCATTCAGCCCTAACCCTAAGATGCGCGGGGATTGGGGAAAATGGGTGATTGTCAAACAAAATGCAGTTAATATTTTAGAGAAAGAATTGCAAGGATGGTATAAAAAAAATCCCGATAAGCCTCCCAGTATTTATATGAGCAGCGTTACCGATCCTTATCAACCGATTGAATCAAAACAACTGTTGACTCGAAGCCTTTTAGAGGTAATGGTGAACTATCAACCGACGCTAGTGATTCAAACCCGCAGCCCTATGATTGTTAGAGATATTGATATTTTGCAAAAATTTAGCCGTCTGCGGATTAATATGACTA
The nucleotide sequence above comes from Microcoleus sp. FACHB-831. Encoded proteins:
- the fmdA gene encoding formamidase is translated as MPEVLFKVDLKKPFAEQDVVGHNRWHPDIPAIVSVNPGAVFRIECKDWTDGQIGNNDSPDDVRDVDLSVVHVLSGPIHVNGAEPGDILVVDLLDVGTLPDYEWGFTGIFARENGGGFLTDHYPVAQKAIWDIQGIYTKSRHIPDVRFAGIPHPGLIGCAPSHELLAKWNKREADLVASGGPPWKPAIPALAELPNPKNAILGSLKGAEYDRVAKEAARTVPPREHGGNCDIKNLSKGSRIYFPVYVEGAKLSMGDIHFSQGDGEISFCGAIEMAGYIDVHVDLIKGGVEKYAMINPIFKPGPVEPRYSEYLVFEGISVDEFTGQQYYLDAHVAYRRACLNAIEYFKKFGYTGEQIYLLLGSAPCEGRISGIVDIPNACCTIAVPTAIFERNILPI
- a CDS encoding radical SAM protein, with translation MAKPQYEGYSANTATILVSENLAGAKIYNQNAKSLLNKATGFISSYDFTLNPYRGCQYGCSYCYAAAFSPNPKMRGDWGKWVIVKQNAVNILEKELQGWYKKNPDKPPSIYMSSVTDPYQPIESKQLLTRSLLEVMVNYQPTLVIQTRSPMIVRDIDILQKFSRLRINMTIPTGSESVRKDFEPKAPSVPARLKAIGKLKFSIPCNEENDVRFSITVTPLLPTLPEHQVGFIRKLEIADRVVIQEFHASHTRSLVAGTREEAQAIKEKYGWWYDNERVSYLKFKEKLDSLLSGVEIKEGKEGFGYD